The Polyodon spathula isolate WHYD16114869_AA chromosome 13, ASM1765450v1, whole genome shotgun sequence genome includes a region encoding these proteins:
- the LOC121325602 gene encoding testis, prostate and placenta-expressed protein-like isoform X2 produces the protein MWGHSVCRSNSPPWTMLSGVKDTLYHPHLPTLRCMDMDTMAQRLPDEHSRTTTPCSREDFRNWSSSCHNLPKRHFIVTDTFRNKYLRSTYPSAAEQRLLLDSAVAWSASQPSPGLTLPLVDKAEPHFSGYSLRYLKPKPPQSWKFCLTHNPSLDQYGLKPMAFDTLNRHRRTLCPPHSRISVARPWY, from the exons ATGTGGGGTCACTCAGTCTGCCGCTCCAACTCACCCCCCTGGACGATGCTATCTGGGGTCAAAGACACCCTGTACCACCCCCACCTGCCCACCCTGCGCTGCATGGACATGGACACTATGGCTCAACGGCTCCCAGACGAGCACAGCCGCACCACCACCCCCTGCAGCCGAG aggACTTCAGGAATTGGTCCAGCTCTTGTCACAACCTTCCCAAGAGACACTTCATTGTCACT GACACTTTCCGTAACAAGTATCTGAGGTCAACATACCCCTCTGCTGCAGAACAGCGCCTCCTTCTGGACAGTGCAGTGGCCTGGTCAGCTAGCCAGCCCTCCCCAGGGCTTACATTGCCCCTGGTCGATAAGGCAG AACCTCATTTCAGTGGATATTCTTTGCGGTACTTGAAACCTAAACCCCCTCAGTCGTGGAAG TTTTGCCTCACTCACAACCCCAGCTTGGATCAATATGGGTTGAAACCTATGGCCTTCGACACTTT aaaTAGACATAGAAGAACATTATGTCCTCCTCACAG TCGAATATCTGTAGCAAGACCTTGGTACTGA
- the LOC121325602 gene encoding testis, prostate and placenta-expressed protein-like isoform X1: MWGHSVCRSNSPPWTMLSGVKDTLYHPHLPTLRCMDMDTMAQRLPDEHSRTTTPCSREDFRNWSSSCHNLPKRHFIVTDTFRNKYLRSTYPSAAEQRLLLDSAVAWSASQPSPGLTLPLVDKAEPHFSGYSLRYLKPKPPQSWKFCLTHNPSLDQYGLKPMAFDTLNRHRRTLCPPHRTLINNTFLLRLSWTENNSIKIHFIYYRLCHCPGPLIYASNQKLPRPA, translated from the exons ATGTGGGGTCACTCAGTCTGCCGCTCCAACTCACCCCCCTGGACGATGCTATCTGGGGTCAAAGACACCCTGTACCACCCCCACCTGCCCACCCTGCGCTGCATGGACATGGACACTATGGCTCAACGGCTCCCAGACGAGCACAGCCGCACCACCACCCCCTGCAGCCGAG aggACTTCAGGAATTGGTCCAGCTCTTGTCACAACCTTCCCAAGAGACACTTCATTGTCACT GACACTTTCCGTAACAAGTATCTGAGGTCAACATACCCCTCTGCTGCAGAACAGCGCCTCCTTCTGGACAGTGCAGTGGCCTGGTCAGCTAGCCAGCCCTCCCCAGGGCTTACATTGCCCCTGGTCGATAAGGCAG AACCTCATTTCAGTGGATATTCTTTGCGGTACTTGAAACCTAAACCCCCTCAGTCGTGGAAG TTTTGCCTCACTCACAACCCCAGCTTGGATCAATATGGGTTGAAACCTATGGCCTTCGACACTTT aaaTAGACATAGAAGAACATTATGTCCTCCTCACAG AACCCTCATAAACAATACATTCCTACTCCGGCTATCCTGGACTGAAAACAAttcaatcaaaatacattttatttactatcGGCTTTGTCACTGTCCGGGGCCTTTGATTTATGCTTCTAACCAAAAACTACCCCGTCCTGCATGA
- the ccdc113 gene encoding coiled-coil domain-containing protein 113, producing the protein MAEVDSDSQSEDRPPIYEFEDQQLLDLVEELSHSNANIKAETEVFERYFSRIDPKDLLPQPLAEQPLLGLSTQEFSQFRGRRKSKSRSMTAERLVQLTVEQKCDVAQRELEEMRDALERLKEGSDRVLSNYKATVEESEIRMCELKKASYEFDRDIGRSMRERKGVMMGAEKVIRYIEEKTRTKDTLIEKLRLKKAALKVQKRKLQMQLKQKEEMGEALHEVDFQQLKIENSQYLEKIDERNQDLLRLKLLAGNTLQVLNAYKKKLQNMTSESNNLTSELLSRKEMLMKIAAETLQVEEERSKAETVNKRLRGQLSDYQVPNVLEYVTGKASHSDLEQSVHIWERKVEIAEMALKTHVQTWNKLKMANGKTLDWPQLAILPQRQ; encoded by the exons ATGGCGGAGGTAGACTCAGACAGCCAAAGTGAAGATCGCCCGCCGATTTACGAGTTTGAGGACCAGCAACTACTTGATCTTGTGGAGGAACTCAG CCATTCTAATGCCAACATCAAAGCAGAGACAGAAGTATTTGAGAGGTACTTCTCTCGGATTGACCCCAAGGACCTGTTGCCACAGCCCTTGGCAGAGCAGCCTCTTCTTGGCCTGTCCACACAGGAATTTTCCCAG TTCCGAGGCCGGCGCAAGTCAAAGAGCCGCTCCATGACAGCAGAGCGATTGGTCCAACTGACCGTGGAGCAGAAGTGCGATGTTGCCCAGCGGGAGCTGGAGGAGATGAGAGATGCTCTGGAGAGACTGAAGGAGGGATCAGATCGAGTTCTCAGCAACTACAAG GCCACTGTAGAAGAAAGTGAAATCCGAATGTGTGAGTTGAAGAAAGCTTCATATGAGTTTGACCGAGACATCGGGAGATCGATGCGTGAGAGGAAGGGGGTCATGATGGGGGCGGAGAAAGTGATACGCTACATTGAGGAGAAGACCCGAACAAAG GATACACTCATAGAGAAACTGCGGCTCAAGAAAGCAGCCCTGAAGGTGCAGAAGAGGAAGCTGCAGATGCAACTCAAGCAG AAAGAGGAGATGGGCGAGGCTCTGCACGAGGTGGATTTTCAGCAGCTGAAGATTGAGAACAGCCAGTACCTGGAGAAGATCGACGAGAGGAACCAGGACCTGCTGAGACTGAAACTTCTGGCTGGAAACACCCTGCAGGTCCTCAACGCATACAAG AAAAAGCTGCAGAATATGACCTCGGAGTCAAACAATCTGACCAGCGAGCTTTTATCAAGGAAGGAAATGCTGATGAAAATAGCTGCTGAAACACTACAAGTAGAGGAG GAGCGTTCCAAGGCAGAGACCGTGAACAAAAGGCTGCGAGGACAGCTATCAGATTACCAGGTCCCCAATGTCCTGGAGTACGTCACTGGGAAAGCCAGCCACAGTGATCTGGAGCAAAGTGTTCACATCTGGGAGCGCAAGGTGGAAATTGCAGAG aTGGCCCTGAAGACACATGTCCAGACATGGAACAAGCTGAAAATGGCAAATGGCAAAACCCTGGACTGGCCTCAGTTGGCAATTCTCCCCCAGAGACAATAA